A window of Thermodesulfobacteriota bacterium contains these coding sequences:
- the rpmJ gene encoding 50S ribosomal protein L36: MKVRASVKKICDKCRVIKRKGVIRIICANKRHKQKQG, from the coding sequence GTGAAAGTTAGAGCATCGGTAAAAAAGATTTGCGATAAGTGCAGGGTAATCAAGAGAAAGGGCGTTATAAGGATTATCTGCGCAAACAAGAGACACAAACAGAAGCAAGGGTAG
- the pdxH gene encoding pyridoxamine 5'-phosphate oxidase has protein sequence MEKTGHVQFGIKELREEDLDKDPFRQFEKWYEEASAGSGLRYPDAFALATVSPDMKPSLRMLLLKGVDEKGFVFYTNSESRKGEELSGNSNAAMCFWWERVERQVRIEGAVEMLPGSDSDDYFSSRPRGSQLGAWASEQSRVIPGRRYLEERYRALEEKYGSSDIPRPPYWNGYRLVPSSIEFWQGRPDRLHDRIRYTKLPSGGWLIERLAP, from the coding sequence GTGGAAAAGACAGGACACGTACAGTTCGGCATTAAAGAGCTCAGGGAAGAAGACCTCGACAAGGACCCTTTCAGGCAGTTCGAAAAATGGTACGAAGAGGCGTCGGCCGGCTCGGGGCTGAGATACCCGGACGCATTTGCGCTGGCCACTGTTTCACCGGATATGAAGCCGTCTTTAAGGATGCTTCTCTTGAAGGGAGTGGACGAAAAGGGGTTTGTATTTTACACCAACTCGGAAAGCCGGAAAGGGGAGGAGCTTTCGGGGAATTCGAATGCGGCCATGTGCTTCTGGTGGGAGAGGGTAGAAAGGCAGGTACGGATAGAGGGCGCCGTCGAGATGCTCCCCGGAAGCGATTCCGACGATTATTTCTCTTCTAGGCCCCGCGGGAGCCAGCTCGGGGCATGGGCCTCGGAGCAGAGCAGGGTTATACCGGGCAGGAGATATCTCGAAGAAAGGTACAGGGCGCTCGAAGAAAAATACGGGAGCTCGGACATCCCGCGCCCGCCATACTGGAACGGGTACAGGCTGGTTCCTTCGTCGATTGAATTCTGGCAGGGACGGCCGGACAGGCTCCACGACAGGATACGTTATACGAAGCTCCCTTCGGGCGGATGGCTTATAGAGCGCCTCGCTCCGTGA
- a CDS encoding DNA-directed RNA polymerase subunit alpha yields MKDFQKNWQDLIKPKRIEKDERTASHTYAKFMCEPLERGYGVTLGNALRRVLLSSIQGPAVTSIKIDGVLHEFSSVPGVKEDVTEIILNIKGMDLKMHTYEPQTIRVSAQGETDIKAGDVTTGHNVEILNPNHHIATLSEGAKLEMEMKVEMGRGYEPVERRGEIQSTIGVIPIDALFSPVRKVNYTVTNSRVGRRTDYQKLTIEIWTNGTMLPEDALAYAAKIVKHQLTVFINFDEAEVDEVLESDDKQEIKGTEEILFNTIEEMDLSARSLNCLRKAGVEYAGDLVQKSEEDLLNLENFGKRSLYEIKERLTEMGLGLGLKIDQEVFENEKAKRSDKTALQ; encoded by the coding sequence GTGAAGGATTTTCAAAAAAACTGGCAAGACCTGATCAAACCGAAGAGAATTGAGAAGGACGAAAGAACCGCTTCACATACATACGCAAAATTCATGTGCGAGCCTTTGGAACGCGGATACGGTGTAACGCTGGGAAATGCGCTCAGGAGAGTTCTGCTCTCTTCGATCCAGGGGCCGGCGGTTACGTCGATTAAGATAGACGGAGTGCTGCACGAATTTTCATCCGTGCCCGGCGTGAAAGAGGACGTCACAGAGATCATACTCAACATTAAAGGCATGGACCTCAAGATGCACACCTACGAGCCGCAGACGATCCGCGTAAGCGCCCAGGGTGAGACGGACATCAAGGCCGGGGACGTTACTACCGGACATAACGTGGAGATACTTAACCCGAACCATCATATAGCGACCCTTTCGGAGGGAGCAAAGCTCGAAATGGAGATGAAGGTCGAGATGGGAAGGGGCTACGAGCCCGTGGAAAGAAGGGGCGAGATTCAGAGCACGATAGGGGTAATCCCGATCGACGCGCTTTTTTCGCCGGTAAGGAAGGTGAACTACACGGTCACAAACTCGAGGGTCGGGCGAAGGACGGACTATCAGAAGCTTACTATCGAGATATGGACCAACGGAACCATGCTTCCCGAGGACGCGCTCGCGTACGCCGCCAAGATCGTGAAGCATCAGCTTACGGTGTTCATCAACTTCGATGAAGCCGAGGTTGACGAGGTGCTGGAGAGCGACGATAAGCAGGAGATAAAGGGCACGGAAGAGATTCTGTTCAATACCATCGAGGAGATGGACCTTTCCGCGCGTTCTCTCAACTGTCTCAGGAAGGCCGGCGTCGAGTATGCGGGCGATCTCGTCCAGAAATCCGAGGAGGATCTTCTTAACCTCGAGAATTTCGGCAAGCGCTCGCTTTACGAAATCAAGGAAAGACTGACGGAAATGGGGCTCGGGCTCGGGCTCAAGATTGACCAGGAAGTTTTCGAAAACGAAAAAGCGAAGAGAAGCGACAAGACGGCGCTTCAGTAA
- the secY gene encoding preprotein translocase subunit SecY, whose protein sequence is MNRNIGAIPRIPELNKRLLFTALMLIIYRLGVFVPLPGIDPEQIVKLFEETRGTIFDILNMFSGGALERASVFALGVMPYITSSIIMSLLVKAFPSLEAMQKEGEAGRRKINQYSRYGTVLICIVQGFMLAVTLEGGMGTGSPVVKEAGWAFRIMTVLTLTAGSLFVMWIGEQITERGIGNGISLIIAASILVGIPGALWNIIRLIGTGEMTVFGVILIFLLLVVIVGFIVFVERSYRKIPVQYPRRVVGRKVYGGQSSHLPLKTNTAGVIPPIFASSLLIFPATVLTFVNVPFLRDMSDLLFDNLLVYNIIFAALIIFFAYFYTAIIYNPDDLAENLRKNGGFIPGIRPGKKTSEYIDRILGRITFIGAVYVAFVCVIPSFLQREPFNLPFYFGGTSLLIVVGVTLDFVQQVESFLITHSYEGFVRKRGMKGPRRYNI, encoded by the coding sequence ATGAATAGAAATATAGGCGCTATTCCTAGAATACCTGAGCTTAACAAACGCCTTTTGTTCACAGCGCTCATGCTGATCATATACAGGCTCGGGGTATTCGTACCCCTGCCGGGTATCGATCCCGAGCAGATCGTAAAGCTCTTCGAAGAGACCAGGGGCACGATCTTTGACATACTGAACATGTTCTCCGGAGGCGCGCTCGAGCGTGCGTCCGTTTTTGCGCTCGGCGTAATGCCGTACATTACCTCCTCGATTATCATGTCCCTTCTCGTAAAGGCGTTTCCGTCGCTGGAAGCCATGCAAAAGGAAGGGGAAGCGGGCAGGAGGAAAATAAACCAGTATTCTCGCTATGGGACGGTTCTTATATGTATAGTGCAGGGCTTCATGCTTGCCGTAACCCTGGAAGGGGGCATGGGCACAGGTTCCCCGGTTGTAAAGGAAGCGGGGTGGGCGTTCAGGATTATGACGGTTCTCACGCTGACGGCAGGCTCGCTCTTCGTTATGTGGATCGGTGAGCAGATTACCGAGCGCGGTATCGGAAACGGTATATCGCTCATAATCGCGGCCTCGATCCTCGTCGGGATACCGGGTGCGCTCTGGAATATCATAAGGCTCATAGGCACCGGTGAGATGACCGTTTTCGGCGTCATTCTTATCTTCCTGCTCCTCGTCGTAATAGTCGGGTTCATCGTATTCGTCGAGAGGTCTTACCGGAAGATACCCGTACAATATCCGAGAAGGGTGGTCGGAAGGAAGGTATACGGAGGGCAGTCCTCTCACCTTCCGCTGAAGACGAATACGGCGGGCGTTATACCCCCGATCTTCGCATCTTCGCTTCTTATATTCCCGGCGACGGTTCTCACGTTCGTGAATGTTCCGTTCCTCCGGGATATGTCGGATTTGTTATTCGACAATTTGCTCGTGTATAATATTATATTTGCAGCATTAATTATTTTCTTCGCCTATTTCTATACGGCGATCATTTACAACCCGGACGATCTTGCTGAAAACCTCAGGAAGAACGGCGGTTTCATACCGGGAATAAGACCGGGGAAAAAGACCTCAGAGTATATAGACAGGATACTTGGGCGAATAACGTTCATCGGCGCCGTGTATGTGGCGTTCGTGTGCGTTATACCATCGTTTCTGCAGCGGGAGCCGTTTAATCTGCCTTTCTACTTTGGCGGGACCTCACTCCTGATCGTGGTAGGTGTCACGCTCGACTTCGTTCAGCAGGTGGAATCGTTCCTAATCACTCACAGTTACGAGGGGTTTGTAAGAAAACGCGGGATGAAAGGCCCCAGAAGATACAATATTTAA
- a CDS encoding adenylate kinase gives MMRLILFGPPGAGKGTQAAKITEKYATAHISTGDMLRAAVKNGTELGQLAKSYMDKGELVPDGVVIGIIKDRIAEDDAKSGFMLDGFPRTVPQAEALSEMLNSTGASIDAVVSIEVNDEEIVKRILERQKIEGREDDTEDVVRNRLKVYRNQTEPLKSYYAEEGVLHEVDGMGSIDDVFAKIDSVLADLRA, from the coding sequence ATAATGCGACTTATTTTGTTCGGACCTCCTGGTGCCGGAAAGGGGACCCAGGCGGCCAAGATTACTGAAAAATATGCTACGGCGCACATTTCGACGGGAGACATGCTGAGGGCGGCTGTAAAGAACGGCACGGAGCTCGGACAGCTCGCGAAGTCGTACATGGACAAGGGGGAGCTCGTTCCCGACGGCGTGGTAATAGGCATAATAAAGGACAGAATCGCCGAGGACGACGCGAAGAGCGGGTTTATGCTGGACGGCTTTCCGCGAACCGTACCCCAGGCCGAGGCGCTCAGCGAGATGCTCAATTCGACCGGGGCGTCGATAGATGCTGTAGTGTCGATAGAGGTAAACGACGAGGAGATCGTCAAAAGGATACTCGAACGGCAGAAGATAGAGGGGAGAGAGGACGATACGGAAGACGTCGTAAGGAACAGGCTCAAGGTCTACAGGAATCAGACGGAGCCTCTAAAATCCTATTACGCCGAGGAAGGAGTGCTGCACGAGGTGGACGGCATGGGGAGCATCGACGACGTATTCGCAAAAATCGACTCGGTGCTGGCGGATTTGAGGGCATGA
- a CDS encoding TIGR01777 family oxidoreductase — MKVLVTGSSGLVGSHLVPLLRGRGHTVTRLVRSKEKAAAGDAVYWSPDEGEIDTAGLEGYDAVVHLAGENIAGRWTEEKKARILESRVHGTELLMEALSGLRTKPGVVVAASGVGYYGDRGDEVLTEESPQGKGFLAHVSGRWEDVLDIGKGAGIRIVKMRMGMVFSPEGGALKQMLIPFRLGIAGRIGSGKQYWSWISMEDLTEGICYLLEAGDASGPVNMVSPDTVTNEEFTKALASALNRPAFIPLSEFAARAVFGEMADELMLASTRAVPVKLTELGYNFRSPVLARTLKKIL, encoded by the coding sequence ATGAAAGTTCTCGTTACAGGATCGTCGGGGCTCGTGGGTTCGCATTTGGTGCCTCTTCTGAGGGGCAGGGGGCACACGGTTACGAGGCTCGTCCGCTCGAAGGAAAAGGCCGCGGCGGGGGATGCAGTATACTGGAGCCCGGACGAAGGCGAAATAGATACGGCCGGGCTCGAAGGGTATGACGCCGTCGTGCACCTGGCGGGAGAGAACATTGCCGGCAGGTGGACCGAGGAGAAAAAGGCCCGTATTCTGGAGAGCCGCGTACACGGGACTGAGCTGCTCATGGAGGCGCTTTCAGGATTACGGACGAAGCCCGGGGTCGTCGTCGCGGCGTCGGGCGTCGGGTATTACGGCGACAGGGGGGACGAGGTGCTTACCGAGGAGAGCCCGCAGGGAAAGGGCTTTCTCGCACACGTGAGCGGCAGGTGGGAGGACGTTCTCGACATCGGAAAGGGCGCGGGCATAAGGATCGTCAAGATGCGTATGGGGATGGTGTTCTCGCCGGAGGGCGGCGCGCTTAAGCAGATGCTGATACCGTTCAGGCTCGGTATAGCGGGCAGGATAGGGAGCGGGAAGCAGTACTGGAGCTGGATATCCATGGAGGACCTCACCGAGGGGATTTGCTATCTTCTCGAAGCCGGGGACGCCTCGGGACCGGTCAATATGGTGTCTCCCGACACGGTGACGAACGAGGAATTCACGAAGGCCCTAGCCTCGGCCCTTAACCGCCCCGCGTTTATCCCTCTGTCGGAGTTCGCCGCGCGTGCTGTCTTCGGGGAGATGGCCGACGAGCTAATGCTCGCGAGCACGAGGGCCGTGCCTGTAAAGCTCACGGAACTGGGGTATAATTTCAGGTCGCCGGTCTTGGCCAGGACACTGAAGAAGATTTTATAA
- a CDS encoding ubiquinone/menaquinone biosynthesis methyltransferase → MPDTVNLFDKVARRYDSLNTFFSMGMDRLWRRRLAVAVSGSRTVLDIATGTGEVAIETVDVLPEARVFGIDPSSEMLLLARKKIISRGLSKRITLARSRAEELPFKDGSFDAVTIAFGIRNTIDPALSLSEMRRVLRPGGKAAVLEFAIPRQRLFAPLYLFYFKNILPLVGSLFGTRREYKYLSDSTSAFPQREKFLDLMKESGLEPEKSAEMMLGIVILYTGVKR, encoded by the coding sequence ATGCCCGACACCGTAAACCTTTTCGACAAAGTAGCCCGGCGCTACGACTCGCTCAACACCTTCTTCAGCATGGGAATGGACAGGCTATGGCGGAGACGGCTCGCCGTGGCCGTAAGCGGCTCCAGAACCGTGCTCGACATCGCAACGGGCACAGGCGAGGTCGCGATAGAAACGGTAGACGTCCTTCCCGAAGCGCGCGTCTTCGGAATAGATCCGAGTTCGGAGATGCTCCTTTTAGCAAGGAAGAAGATCATATCGCGCGGGCTCTCGAAGAGGATAACGCTCGCGCGCTCACGGGCCGAGGAGCTGCCGTTTAAGGACGGCTCCTTCGACGCCGTGACGATAGCCTTCGGTATAAGAAACACAATCGACCCGGCCCTCTCGCTTTCCGAAATGAGAAGGGTGCTCAGGCCCGGCGGCAAGGCGGCGGTGCTCGAATTCGCCATACCGCGCCAAAGGCTCTTCGCCCCGCTTTATCTATTCTATTTCAAGAACATACTGCCGCTCGTGGGCTCTCTCTTCGGAACGAGACGCGAGTACAAGTATCTCTCGGATTCGACTTCCGCATTCCCGCAGAGGGAGAAATTCCTCGATCTCATGAAAGAGTCCGGGCTCGAGCCTGAAAAATCCGCCGAAATGATGCTCGGGATAGTGATACTTTACACCGGTGTCAAACGCTGA
- the rpsM gene encoding 30S ribosomal protein S13 encodes MPRIAGVDIPLNKRIEIGLTYIYGIGRKFSKDILKEAEIDVNTHSKDLTDQEVAAIRDIIENKYLVEGELRKEVQGNIRRLIEIGCYRGIRHRLGLPTRGQKTRANARTRKGPRGTAIAKKKKAGK; translated from the coding sequence ATGCCCAGAATAGCAGGCGTAGACATACCGCTCAATAAAAGGATAGAAATCGGACTTACCTATATTTACGGTATAGGCAGGAAGTTCTCGAAAGATATCCTGAAGGAAGCCGAGATAGACGTGAACACACACTCCAAGGACCTGACGGACCAGGAAGTGGCCGCCATCAGGGACATAATCGAGAACAAGTATCTCGTAGAAGGTGAGCTCCGAAAGGAAGTGCAGGGGAACATCAGGCGTCTCATCGAGATCGGCTGTTACAGGGGCATAAGGCACAGGCTCGGCCTTCCGACGAGGGGGCAGAAAACCAGGGCGAACGCGAGGACCAGAAAGGGGCCGCGCGGTACTGCGATAGCTAAAAAGAAGAAGGCCGGTAAATAA
- the rpsK gene encoding 30S ribosomal protein S11, translating to MAVKKGGKKRVKKFVEQGVVNIQATFNNTIITISDTAGNVVAWSSGGAKGFKGTRKGTPFAAQIAAEDAAKKAASVGMRSVSVYVKGPGPGREPAVRSLQASGLKITFIRDITPIPHNGCRPPGKRRV from the coding sequence ATGGCTGTAAAAAAAGGCGGCAAGAAAAGGGTAAAGAAATTTGTGGAACAGGGTGTGGTTAACATCCAGGCCACTTTCAACAATACCATCATTACCATAAGCGACACGGCGGGCAACGTGGTCGCGTGGTCGAGCGGCGGGGCCAAAGGCTTCAAGGGCACCCGTAAGGGGACCCCGTTCGCTGCGCAGATCGCGGCCGAGGACGCGGCCAAGAAGGCGGCGTCGGTCGGTATGAGAAGCGTGTCCGTTTATGTAAAGGGCCCCGGCCCGGGAAGGGAGCCGGCCGTGAGGTCGCTCCAGGCTTCCGGACTCAAGATTACGTTCATAAGGGACATAACTCCTATACCGCATAACGGATGCAGGCCGCCGGGCAAGAGGAGGGTCTGA
- a CDS encoding LLM class flavin-dependent oxidoreductase, which yields MSGLLPLARDAEAAGFDSIWATELYRTSFEQLSYVSSVTKTIKLGTAVALAFVRTPLITALTALDLDEISGGRLMLGLGTGAKRTNEMWHGISHGKPVTRIKECMDVIRLVTEKAGDGALRYEGVYYDINTKGYHRPFKTVRDNIPIYLAGVGGGMCRAAGEKADGYLGHVVCSERYLRESVLPEIKAGLEASGRDRRGFTASSIITCAISDDRKRATEAARATIAFYATVRTYEPPFRLHGFTAETAKIRDAFLKGDVKSMVAAVNDEMVDTFAVVGTPDECRKRIDSYRKVLDLPILSAPHYYIDFEEVREYQRSILNVFGS from the coding sequence ATGTCCGGCCTTCTCCCTCTCGCAAGGGACGCCGAGGCCGCGGGGTTCGATTCCATCTGGGCTACCGAGCTTTACAGGACGTCCTTCGAGCAGCTCTCCTACGTATCGTCTGTAACCAAAACGATTAAGCTCGGGACGGCCGTGGCGCTCGCGTTCGTGAGGACGCCTCTCATCACCGCGCTTACTGCGCTCGACCTGGACGAAATCTCGGGCGGAAGGCTCATGCTCGGCCTCGGCACCGGGGCGAAGCGGACGAACGAAATGTGGCACGGCATATCCCACGGAAAGCCCGTAACGCGTATAAAGGAGTGCATGGACGTCATAAGACTCGTCACGGAGAAGGCGGGCGACGGTGCGCTCAGATACGAAGGCGTGTATTACGACATCAACACGAAGGGTTATCATCGTCCGTTCAAGACTGTCAGGGATAATATCCCGATTTACCTTGCGGGCGTCGGCGGCGGCATGTGCCGCGCGGCCGGTGAGAAGGCGGACGGCTATCTCGGCCACGTGGTCTGCTCGGAGAGGTATTTGAGGGAAAGTGTGCTGCCGGAGATAAAGGCGGGTCTCGAAGCGTCGGGAAGGGACCGCCGGGGATTCACGGCGTCGTCGATAATAACCTGCGCGATCTCGGACGACAGGAAGAGGGCGACAGAGGCCGCGAGGGCCACGATAGCCTTTTACGCGACCGTGAGGACGTACGAGCCTCCGTTCAGGCTCCACGGGTTCACGGCTGAAACCGCGAAGATACGCGACGCGTTTTTGAAGGGAGACGTGAAGTCGATGGTAGCCGCCGTAAACGATGAGATGGTGGATACGTTCGCCGTCGTCGGAACCCCCGACGAATGCAGGAAGAGGATAGATTCGTATCGAAAGGTTCTAGACCTGCCGATATTGAGTGCGCCGCACTACTACATAGACTTCGAAGAGGTGAGGGAGTACCAGAGGTCCATACTGAACGTGTTCGGCTCCTGA
- the metF gene encoding methylenetetrahydrofolate reductase [NAD(P)H] — MLFQEYYKCGKNKPVISFEIFPPKTDAGFKSLKSTLRELVGLEPDFITVTYGAMGTTRGRTLEIAALIKNELGVESACHLTCVGSSRKELDDTLRGIYDAGIRNIVALRGDPPGGGEFSQSGDGYKYGSDLVRHIREFEKREFGRRTFGIAVGGYPETHPEAPGPDEDLANLKKKVDAGADVVITQLFFDNALYFDFEKRTRSAGIETPVIPGLMPILSSKQIERITSMCGASIPPGLRAELDRCRADDDAARRVGIDLCITQAKELLERGVGGIHFYVLNKSDHIREIMEALPLQRESGYENRVGAGNPGIRL, encoded by the coding sequence ATGCTGTTTCAAGAGTATTACAAATGCGGCAAGAATAAGCCGGTGATTTCCTTCGAGATTTTTCCTCCTAAAACCGACGCGGGTTTTAAAAGCCTGAAATCCACACTGAGGGAGCTCGTCGGTCTCGAGCCCGATTTCATCACCGTTACCTACGGCGCAATGGGAACGACGAGGGGTAGAACGCTCGAAATCGCAGCGCTCATAAAGAACGAGCTCGGGGTCGAATCCGCCTGCCACCTCACCTGTGTCGGCTCTTCACGAAAAGAGCTCGACGACACGCTCCGGGGCATATACGACGCGGGCATAAGGAATATCGTGGCCTTAAGAGGCGATCCACCGGGCGGCGGCGAGTTCTCACAGTCCGGCGACGGATATAAATACGGGAGCGACCTCGTCCGGCACATAAGAGAGTTCGAAAAACGGGAGTTCGGCAGGAGGACATTCGGAATCGCCGTCGGCGGCTACCCCGAAACGCACCCCGAGGCACCGGGCCCGGACGAAGACCTCGCCAATCTCAAGAAAAAGGTAGACGCGGGTGCGGACGTCGTCATAACACAGCTCTTCTTCGACAATGCACTTTACTTCGACTTCGAGAAAAGGACGCGCTCGGCCGGCATCGAGACGCCCGTAATACCCGGCCTCATGCCCATCCTGTCCTCGAAGCAAATAGAACGCATAACGTCCATGTGCGGGGCCTCCATACCGCCCGGGCTGAGGGCCGAGCTCGACAGGTGCAGGGCGGACGACGACGCGGCCCGGAGGGTCGGGATAGATCTCTGCATAACGCAGGCAAAAGAGCTTCTCGAACGCGGGGTCGGGGGAATTCATTTCTACGTCCTCAACAAGTCGGACCATATCAGAGAAATCATGGAAGCCCTCCCCCTTCAGCGCGAAAGCGGCTACGAAAACCGCGTGGGCGCCGGGAACCCGGGAATAAGACTCTAG
- the map gene encoding type I methionyl aminopeptidase — protein MIYLKNKEEIQKMRSAAQVVVEALGKMRENVVPGVTTWDLDRMAEDLAVSKGAKPAFKGYSSYPASVCFAVNSEVVHGIPSKKNVLKEGDIVGLDFGVVLDGFYGDSAITVPVGNISPEAEKLLKVTEESLMRGIKEARPGNRLYDISAAIQEYVEGEGFSIVRSFVGHGIGKKLHEDPQVPNFVPENGNNGRGMKLKPGMVMAIEPMVNVGRPDVKILKDGWTAVTVDGTLSAHFEHTVAVTEDGPLVLTQ, from the coding sequence ATGATTTATTTGAAGAATAAAGAAGAAATACAAAAAATGCGCAGCGCGGCGCAGGTCGTCGTGGAGGCGCTCGGGAAGATGCGCGAGAACGTAGTACCGGGCGTAACTACGTGGGATCTCGACCGCATGGCGGAGGACCTTGCCGTCAGCAAGGGGGCCAAGCCGGCGTTCAAGGGTTATTCGAGCTATCCGGCGTCTGTGTGCTTTGCCGTAAACAGCGAGGTAGTCCACGGAATACCTTCGAAGAAGAACGTTCTTAAGGAAGGCGACATAGTCGGCCTCGATTTCGGAGTCGTGCTGGACGGTTTTTACGGCGATTCGGCTATTACCGTGCCGGTGGGTAACATATCCCCGGAAGCGGAGAAGCTCCTTAAGGTGACGGAAGAGTCCCTGATGAGAGGAATAAAGGAAGCCCGCCCCGGGAACAGGCTATACGACATATCGGCCGCTATACAGGAATACGTCGAGGGGGAGGGGTTCTCCATCGTGAGGTCTTTTGTGGGGCACGGCATCGGCAAAAAGCTTCACGAAGACCCGCAGGTGCCTAACTTCGTCCCCGAGAACGGAAACAACGGAAGGGGCATGAAGCTTAAGCCCGGAATGGTTATGGCTATAGAGCCGATGGTGAACGTCGGAAGGCCCGACGTGAAGATACTCAAAGACGGCTGGACGGCGGTCACGGTGGACGGCACTCTATCGGCTCATTTCGAGCACACGGTCGCCGTTACGGAGGACGGGCCGCTGGTGCTGACACAGTAA
- the rpsD gene encoding 30S ribosomal protein S4, with amino-acid sequence MGRYTGPTDRLSRREGVNLFLKGERSYNGKTAIEKRPEQVPGEHGKFRSKFSEFGVRLREKQKVKRMYGLREKQFKSYFQKAARVKGVTGSILIAMLERRLDNVIYRLCMGSSRSDARQIVSHGHVLVNGEAVNIPSYQVKPGDKIEIREKSKKLQRIAQALEFTSRRGVPEWLELDEENLKGTVVRNPEREDITFPIEEQLIVEFYSRV; translated from the coding sequence ATGGGAAGATATACTGGGCCGACTGACAGGCTTTCCAGAAGGGAGGGAGTGAATCTCTTTCTCAAGGGTGAGCGCAGTTACAACGGCAAAACGGCTATAGAGAAAAGGCCCGAGCAGGTACCGGGAGAGCACGGAAAGTTCCGCAGTAAATTTTCAGAGTTCGGGGTCCGGCTCAGAGAGAAGCAGAAAGTGAAGAGAATGTACGGGCTTCGTGAAAAGCAGTTCAAGAGCTATTTCCAGAAAGCGGCCCGTGTGAAAGGCGTAACCGGCTCCATTCTCATAGCGATGCTCGAAAGAAGGCTCGACAACGTTATTTACCGTCTCTGCATGGGCAGCTCGAGGAGCGACGCCAGGCAGATAGTGAGCCACGGGCACGTGCTCGTAAACGGTGAGGCCGTTAATATCCCGTCCTACCAGGTTAAGCCGGGGGACAAGATCGAAATCAGGGAAAAGAGCAAGAAACTCCAGAGGATTGCCCAGGCGCTGGAGTTCACTTCGAGAAGGGGCGTTCCCGAATGGCTCGAGCTCGACGAGGAAAATTTGAAGGGGACCGTGGTCAGGAACCCCGAGCGCGAGGACATAACGTTCCCGATAGAGGAGCAGCTCATAGTCGAGTTCTATTCGAGGGTATAA
- the infA gene encoding translation initiation factor IF-1, giving the protein MAKEERIEFEGTVIEALPNAMFRVEIDGGHEILAYVSGKMRTRFIRILPGDKVKLELSPYDLSKGRITYRLRK; this is encoded by the coding sequence ATGGCTAAAGAAGAAAGAATAGAATTCGAAGGTACGGTGATCGAGGCGCTGCCCAATGCGATGTTCAGAGTGGAGATCGACGGCGGGCATGAGATTCTGGCGTACGTTTCCGGCAAGATGAGGACGCGTTTCATACGAATACTCCCCGGGGACAAGGTGAAGCTCGAGCTTTCCCCGTACGACCTCTCGAAGGGCAGGATCACGTACAGACTGAGAAAATGA